From the Papaver somniferum cultivar HN1 chromosome 2, ASM357369v1, whole genome shotgun sequence genome, the window CGAATCACGTATGGCTTCTTCTTTATGTTattctccaaaaaaaaattccGCTCAAGTCACACAATTCTGTGTTGTTTTTATAATTTTAATGAAAAATTATATGTTCAATTAATGTTAGACAACATGGAAGTTCCAATATAGAATGAAGTTGAAGTTGAATGGTGTTACTAACATGTGAACAGTAAGAGAAGATAATGATGGAGATAATGGAAGATCCTTTAAAAGCTATTGTAACACTTCTAGTTGATTATATCTAGGCAATATTGATTTGGGTATTTGTTGAATGATAGTTTGTGCTATGATTCTGGTTTCTTACATCTTTCAACGGCACCCGCTATTTCGTAGAGTCCGTGGCTAGGAGAATCCAAATTATAATATTACAATAATTCCAATGATGTAtttcaaaattataaaaatacAACAATTCCAGTAGGGATACCAATTTATTTTGGAATGTACCAAAATACATACTGTATAAGACAAAACACCTGTTACCTTTGGGTTGTACACCCCTAAACAAATTAGCCCCCCTATTAATTAGCAGCCTTGAAGGGCATGTATTAATTTTGCGTCTTATAGGCTAACAATATTGGACATACAATAGTACTCTGTTGTTAATTAGGCAACATAATTTTGGAGTCTGCATAATGGGAAGTAAGGCAGATTTGCAATTTTACGCACCTGCACCCACAGGATTAACATTATCTAGTGTGATTTTTGGCAAGGCAAGTGTATGACTTGTTGAGCTCCAGTCAAAACTTGTTATTGTATAATTTTTTTGACATTGTTGGTTGTGTATCAATGATATCGCGCGTCTTTGACACCCATGAAATTGTTGAATAGCAAATAGAAAACGTCGGGTTACATCGTTTTTCATCCAAGCTAGACGATTTTTGTgtctttttttttggttcatTAGAATAATTTGCCTTGTAATCTAGCTCCACAATGGTTGCACCAAAGGTGACACTCCTCAACTCCTTTACGCCGCTCACGTCGAGTGGCAGTATATTCATTGGTGTACAAAAAGATATATGAAAAGCATTCAAGAGTTCACACGACAAAGATAAGTTATTAGCACCGAAAACCAAGTTAATGGTTAGTATTCACAGAAAACTATTAGTGGAAGCAAAAAACAATAAACCCACCCGTAGCAAAATGTTACGCCAAATAGATAAGTAACATAACCATAGAAAAATATTCTACACATAGGACCAATTGTTTCAGAACCGAACATGATAATATATCACAACTGTTTTCAAAAATGGCATACGGTGGATAGGGTACTAACATGATAAGTAAATGAGGAAAACCTAAAACATAGATAACAACATTAACCAAGTATTCAGCATGATTCAATCTAATAATGATCAGGTGGTAAGCCAGAACTCATGTTGGTAGGCATCCTGTTATAGCATTTGGCCGGCGGGCGATGGTGTAGCTGGTTGTAACATTCTGTTTCACGTTGAAGGTATTGAGAGTAATTTAAAAATCCACGGCCTGATGCAGGATCTATGAGAATCTGGACTTGACCCCTCTATTGCAGAATCCTGCTTGACCCCCCTATATTGCAGAATCCTGGAAAAAATTTATCGACTGTTGAGGAAAGGTAAGTCTACACCGGCATatgcaaagaaaacagctaaatGATCAAGCGAATTTAGCCAAAAAAAGGGAAAGCAAGTATACATATGACCCTTCAATGAGCACATATGCAGTGTGACGGACCAATTTCTGGACCTCACTGTCCATAGTTACAAAGACTGTCGATCCGGTGTTGTCTTCCATTTCAAAGCAAAGTAGGAACCTGCAAGCCAAAAGAATCAGATGTCCAGATCAATTGAATAACGTTCAGATACTTTTCAACACAATCGGATAAGGGAATACGTGGTGAAAGGGGTATCACCTGGCAATGGGCATATCCACTTTTGCTTCACTTGCTGCACCAAAGGTCACCATCCTCGCCAGCAAATTTCTTGGTACACCGAGGGTAGCCAAGATAGTGCCACCCACTTTCAGTTGGCACATTCCTGGCAGTGGCATTACACATGAAGACATTAGGGGCCTGCATATATCGGATTCAAGATTAACTGAAATTTTACAAATGAGTCCTGGTTTTTAAGGGATAAATTGGTTACAGA encodes:
- the LOC113349952 gene encoding uncharacterized protein LOC113349952 isoform X3, with translation MGPSLPGQYFPLFQMPLMSSCVMPLPGMCQLKVGGTILATLGVPRNLLARMVTFGAASEAKVDMPIARFLLCFEMEDNTGSTVFVTMDSEVQKLDSAI
- the LOC113349952 gene encoding uncharacterized protein LOC113349952 isoform X2, which encodes MGPSLPGQYFPLFQMPLMSSCVMPLPGMCQLKVGGTILATLGVPRNLLARMVTFGAASEAKVDMPIARFLLCFEMEDNTGSTVFVTMDSEVQKLVRHTAYVLIEGSYDSAI
- the LOC113349952 gene encoding uncharacterized protein LOC113349952 isoform X1, whose protein sequence is MGPSLPGQYFPLFQMPLMSSCVMPLPGMCQLKVGGTILATLGVPRNLLARMVTFGAASEAKVDMPIARFLLCFEMEDNTGSTVFVTMDSEVQKLVRHTAYVLIEGSYVYLLSLFLAKFA